The following proteins come from a genomic window of Synechococcus sp. MW101C3:
- a CDS encoding di-heme oxidoredictase family protein, with translation MLGLLALLVVLAIRLQPKVAATDPQRAAGVMTVANRTSASFEQPAAGLSPAELDRHLISDVLFDRTHVPLAGSPGAGLGPRFNAASCIACHVRNGRGRPLMGEALVRVALPDGRPVPGLGHQVRDRAVLGWRPDAAVQVEWQAQGGLRRPLVHLKGPEGVDLAAASVARSLRVAPPLIGMGLLEAVPETVILGRADADDDDGDGISGRPHWLVADSGQRRLGRFGWKALAASVREQTTAAFLNDMGLTTAVAPGSGKAAAGQAADISDKELTLVTFYSQTLGAPRTALPASSRVVRRGQELFDSLQCASCHVPQLITGRSPQAVAQVLQGQTIWPYTDLLLHDLGPGLDDGVAEQGAAGSEWRTAPLWGLGLTQRVNASAGFLHDGRARTLEEAILWHGGEAETSRLRYEQLSVQARRELLAWLAQL, from the coding sequence ATGCTGGGCCTGCTGGCCTTGCTGGTGGTGCTGGCCATCCGGCTGCAACCCAAGGTGGCGGCGACTGATCCGCAGCGGGCCGCCGGAGTGATGACGGTGGCCAACCGCACATCGGCTTCCTTTGAGCAACCGGCCGCCGGCCTCAGCCCCGCCGAACTCGACCGCCATCTGATCTCCGATGTGCTGTTCGATCGCACCCATGTGCCTCTGGCCGGATCCCCCGGTGCTGGCCTGGGCCCCCGGTTCAATGCCGCCTCCTGCATCGCCTGCCATGTGCGCAACGGCCGCGGCCGACCGCTGATGGGAGAAGCGTTGGTGCGGGTGGCCCTTCCGGATGGCCGGCCCGTGCCGGGCCTCGGTCATCAGGTGAGGGACCGGGCGGTGTTGGGCTGGCGGCCCGATGCGGCTGTACAGGTGGAATGGCAAGCGCAGGGGGGCCTGCGGCGGCCGTTGGTGCACCTCAAAGGGCCGGAAGGCGTTGATCTGGCGGCCGCCAGCGTGGCCCGCTCCTTACGTGTGGCGCCGCCGCTGATCGGCATGGGTCTGCTGGAGGCAGTGCCGGAGACGGTGATCCTGGGCCGCGCCGATGCCGACGACGACGATGGCGACGGCATTTCCGGCCGTCCCCACTGGTTGGTGGCTGACTCCGGTCAGCGGCGGCTGGGACGCTTCGGCTGGAAGGCCCTGGCAGCTTCCGTGCGCGAGCAGACCACCGCCGCCTTTCTCAATGACATGGGCCTGACCACAGCGGTCGCGCCTGGCTCCGGCAAGGCTGCCGCTGGGCAAGCGGCTGATATCAGCGACAAGGAGCTGACCCTGGTGACCTTCTACAGCCAGACCCTGGGAGCGCCTCGCACCGCCCTGCCGGCCTCCAGCCGAGTGGTGCGGCGGGGGCAGGAGCTGTTCGACTCGCTGCAATGCGCCAGCTGCCACGTGCCCCAGCTGATCACCGGCCGCTCTCCGCAGGCGGTGGCGCAGGTGCTGCAAGGCCAGACGATCTGGCCCTATACGGATCTACTGCTCCACGACCTGGGCCCCGGCCTTGATGACGGGGTAGCGGAGCAGGGGGCGGCAGGGAGCGAATGGCGCACCGCGCCGCTCTGGGGGTTGGGCCTGACGCAGCGGGTGAACGCCTCGGCCGGTTTCCTCCACGACGGTCGGGCCCGCACGCTTGAAGAAGCGATCCTGTGGCATGGAGGGGAAGCAGAAACCTCGCGGTTGCGCTACGAACAGCTGTCCGTGCAGGCTCGCCGAGAACTGCTGGCCTGGTTGGCGCAGTTGTGA
- a CDS encoding metal ABC transporter solute-binding protein, Zn/Mn family, whose protein sequence is MRLLLRRAAVLASAALLVACGQTAQNPAASNGTDLQVVTTFLPITGFTKAVAGDCATVQALVPTSVGPHDFQATPSDLVKLQKADVLVKNGLGLESFLDKLIASADNPTLRVIDTSSGVATLANADEKAAEKGGGEHGHDHGHDHGSDPAGEAGKSQEAAKEHDQGHDHGHEHGPINPHIWLDPLRAVQQVETIRDGLIAAKPACKEQFRANATSFTAELQALNAELAAQLKPFAGKTFVAFHDFAPYFAERYKLKTAFVVEAPEQNPTPADLQRVAEQVKQSDLKALLSEPQEGSRSFNALAGDLGVRVSVFDPLETGPAEGENPGYYTVQMRRNVSDLVKAFGK, encoded by the coding sequence ATGCGTCTCCTTCTGCGCCGTGCGGCGGTACTGGCTTCTGCGGCCCTGCTGGTCGCCTGCGGCCAGACCGCCCAGAATCCGGCGGCCAGCAACGGCACCGACCTGCAGGTGGTCACCACCTTCCTGCCGATCACCGGATTCACCAAGGCGGTGGCGGGCGACTGCGCCACGGTGCAGGCACTGGTTCCCACCAGTGTTGGACCCCACGACTTCCAGGCCACCCCATCGGATCTGGTGAAACTGCAGAAGGCCGACGTGCTGGTGAAGAACGGCCTGGGTCTGGAGTCGTTCCTCGACAAGCTGATCGCCAGCGCCGACAACCCCACGCTGCGCGTGATCGACACCAGCAGCGGCGTGGCGACCCTGGCCAATGCGGACGAGAAGGCCGCGGAGAAAGGCGGTGGTGAGCACGGGCATGACCATGGCCACGACCATGGAAGTGATCCCGCTGGCGAGGCGGGGAAAAGCCAGGAGGCGGCCAAAGAGCACGACCAGGGGCATGATCACGGCCACGAGCACGGCCCGATCAACCCCCACATCTGGCTCGATCCGCTGCGGGCCGTCCAGCAGGTGGAAACGATCCGGGATGGCCTGATCGCCGCCAAGCCCGCCTGCAAGGAGCAGTTCAGGGCCAACGCCACCAGCTTCACCGCCGAGCTGCAGGCACTGAATGCCGAGCTCGCCGCCCAGCTCAAGCCCTTCGCCGGCAAGACCTTCGTGGCCTTCCACGACTTCGCCCCCTACTTCGCCGAGCGCTACAAGCTCAAGACCGCCTTCGTGGTGGAGGCGCCCGAGCAGAACCCCACCCCGGCCGATCTGCAACGGGTGGCCGAGCAGGTGAAGCAGTCCGATCTCAAGGCCCTGCTCTCCGAGCCGCAGGAAGGCAGCCGCTCGTTCAACGCCCTCGCCGGCGACCTCGGTGTGCGGGTGAGCGTGTTCGATCCGCTCGAAACCGGTCCGGCCGAGGGCGAAAACCCCGGCTACTACACCGTGCAGATGCGCCGCAACGTGTCGGATCTGGTCAAGGCCTTCGGCAAGTGA
- a CDS encoding imelysin family protein, whose product MTHIQLRCRRLALSLPLWLGLTLSACSIPSTNSVTAVPTDQAVPTEQAVVTSFVETVVTPNYAQLVKQTAALQDAIRLLTDKPTEAHLQSTRQAWLAARQTWETSESWAFGPAATEGFDGAMDDWPVNRKDLATALSSGRFSPETFATLSETAKGFHGIEWVIYGGRTGSPPSAEQLSANELVYLGLAAADLHNQAEGLLASWSEPQGFGARISSPGEAGAAVQEMLQGVIGLLQEGGDEKLGQPLNTRDPHTLESAASGNTRADLVANVEGARRVLLATGLLGLIRGRDLELASQIDAQSAAAVAMAKALPQPLNDALADPSSRQAMQQLITQLHSTAKLLERSAHLLS is encoded by the coding sequence ATGACGCACATCCAGCTCCGGTGTCGCCGCCTCGCTCTGAGCCTGCCGCTTTGGCTGGGCCTCACCCTGAGTGCCTGCAGCATTCCCAGCACCAACTCCGTCACAGCTGTGCCGACGGATCAGGCGGTTCCGACAGAACAGGCAGTGGTGACGTCCTTCGTGGAGACGGTGGTCACGCCCAACTATGCGCAGCTCGTGAAGCAGACAGCTGCTCTGCAGGACGCCATCCGGCTCCTCACGGACAAACCCACCGAGGCCCATCTCCAGTCGACCCGCCAGGCCTGGCTGGCGGCCCGCCAGACCTGGGAAACCAGCGAGAGCTGGGCATTCGGCCCCGCCGCCACGGAGGGTTTCGACGGGGCCATGGACGACTGGCCGGTGAACCGCAAGGACCTCGCGACTGCTCTGAGCAGTGGACGCTTCAGCCCCGAAACCTTCGCCACGCTCAGTGAAACCGCCAAGGGGTTCCACGGCATCGAATGGGTGATCTACGGCGGGCGAACCGGCAGCCCTCCCAGTGCAGAGCAACTGAGCGCCAACGAACTCGTCTACCTGGGTCTGGCGGCCGCTGATCTTCACAACCAGGCGGAAGGACTGCTGGCCAGCTGGTCGGAGCCGCAGGGCTTCGGGGCACGGATCAGCAGTCCTGGCGAAGCCGGCGCAGCGGTGCAGGAGATGCTGCAGGGAGTGATCGGCCTGCTCCAGGAGGGGGGCGATGAAAAGCTTGGCCAACCACTCAACACACGCGATCCCCACACCCTGGAAAGTGCCGCCAGCGGCAACACCCGAGCGGATCTGGTGGCCAACGTGGAAGGAGCCCGGCGGGTGCTACTGGCTACAGGGCTGCTTGGCCTGATCCGCGGGCGCGATCTGGAGCTGGCCAGCCAGATCGACGCCCAGAGCGCCGCCGCGGTGGCGATGGCCAAGGCCCTGCCCCAGCCGCTCAACGACGCCCTCGCTGATCCCTCCTCCCGTCAGGCGATGCAGCAGCTGATCACCCAGCTGCACAGCACCGCAAAACTGCTGGAACGGTCGGCACACCTACTGTCCTGA
- a CDS encoding Fur family transcriptional regulator — translation MASEAAVPVSQNESPLKQSPLNAKQSHLLDQLQAAGHELSGQDLHARLRGTPHGMGLATVYRHLRQLQQRGLVRCRHLPSGEALYAPTERDEHHLTCVDCGRTLPLRACPMHDVHLQPQQLDGFRLLFHTLEFFGICPSCQARHDAS, via the coding sequence ATGGCTTCCGAGGCAGCCGTTCCTGTTTCGCAGAACGAGAGCCCGCTGAAGCAGAGCCCGCTCAACGCCAAACAGAGCCATCTGCTCGATCAGCTGCAGGCCGCCGGCCACGAGCTTTCCGGCCAGGACCTGCATGCCCGGCTGCGCGGCACGCCCCATGGCATGGGCCTGGCCACGGTGTACCGGCACCTGCGCCAGCTGCAGCAGCGCGGGCTGGTTCGTTGCCGCCATCTGCCCAGTGGCGAAGCCCTCTACGCCCCCACCGAACGGGACGAGCACCATCTCACCTGCGTCGATTGCGGCCGCACCCTGCCGCTGCGGGCCTGCCCCATGCACGACGTCCACCTGCAACCCCAGCAGCTGGACGGCTTCCGGCTGCTGTTCCACACCCTGGAGTTCTTCGGCATCTGCCCCAGCTGCCAGGCCCGCCACGACGCTTCCTGA
- a CDS encoding metal ABC transporter ATP-binding protein, giving the protein MAEMVLEVSDLTVRREGTTAVEGVSFTLAAETDTALVGPNGAGKSTLVQALLGILPRQSGQVRLLGRPMGPQGQLPASVRAQVAYLPQSFTVRYRCPLSVADFVGLGWDPPGLQLPWRGGERRRQAVRQALAKTGCGDLADRLISELSGGQTKRVLLAFCVVRPRRLLVLDEAQAGLDSQAAEQFYGLLFDLRRSEGWTILQVSHDLEMVRRTCDGVLCLNRSLRCSGPPDHALSPAQLERVYGRGYVPYHHHHR; this is encoded by the coding sequence ATGGCGGAAATGGTTCTCGAAGTCAGCGACCTCACGGTGCGGCGCGAGGGCACGACAGCCGTGGAGGGGGTGAGCTTCACCCTGGCGGCGGAAACCGACACGGCGCTGGTGGGTCCCAACGGGGCCGGCAAGAGCACCCTGGTGCAGGCGCTGCTGGGCATCCTGCCGCGCCAGAGCGGCCAGGTGCGGCTACTGGGTCGGCCGATGGGCCCCCAGGGCCAGCTGCCCGCTTCGGTGCGGGCCCAGGTGGCTTATCTGCCCCAGTCCTTCACCGTCCGCTACCGCTGCCCCCTCAGCGTGGCCGACTTCGTGGGCCTCGGCTGGGATCCGCCCGGGCTGCAGTTGCCCTGGCGCGGCGGTGAGCGGCGGCGGCAGGCGGTGCGCCAGGCGCTGGCGAAAACCGGCTGCGGCGACCTGGCCGACCGACTGATCAGCGAGCTCTCCGGCGGCCAGACCAAGCGCGTGCTGCTGGCCTTCTGCGTGGTGCGGCCCCGGCGCCTGCTGGTGCTTGATGAGGCCCAGGCCGGCCTCGACAGCCAGGCGGCGGAGCAGTTCTACGGCCTGCTGTTCGACCTGCGCCGCAGCGAAGGCTGGACGATCCTGCAGGTGTCGCACGACCTTGAGATGGTGCGGCGCACCTGCGATGGCGTGCTGTGCCTGAACCGCAGCCTGCGCTGCTCCGGCCCCCCCGATCACGCCCTCAGTCCCGCCCAGCTGGAGCGGGTCTACGGCCGGGGGTATGTGCCCTACCACCATCACCACCGATGA
- a CDS encoding iron uptake porin: protein MTQPLLRLIVPGALSLLAPLAPVGASAAELNLEGIQRYAAGQAADGLSADQVTSINQFSDVQPTEWAYQALSNLIERYGCVAGYPDGTFRGKQALSRWEAAALLNACLDRITEVTDELRRLLKEFDAELAVLKGRVDGLEAKVGELEASQFSTTTKLSGQATFVLGANAFGGSAPRGAVRQEVGATTFNYDLQLSFDTSFSGKDLLRTILRAGNFADSAFGGAGPTGGLSTLEVAFQEDCGDNADCGDVVAIDKLFYQFPLGSGFTATLGGRVGQEDMLALWPSVYPSDTILNVLTLNGAPAAYNKNLGPGAGLWWQNDGFSVSANYVAANGNGGNPSEGGIGTSASAGTGTVQIGYAQEQWAVAAIYSYIQSGVGVPGTTPITALAFENPSSSTNAIGLSGYWQPAGSGWLPSISAGWGINSTSYDGQEVDGDVRTSQSWMVGLEWSDVFVKGNALGMAVGQPVFATALEGSDYPNDGNVVWEWWYKFQVSDNISVTPALFYLSRPLGQDTPSGETFNQLGGLVKTTFRF, encoded by the coding sequence ATGACCCAGCCTCTGCTTCGCCTGATCGTTCCTGGCGCCCTCTCTCTGCTGGCGCCGCTGGCCCCCGTTGGCGCCAGCGCGGCGGAGCTCAACCTGGAGGGCATCCAGCGCTATGCCGCTGGCCAGGCCGCCGATGGCCTCAGCGCCGATCAGGTCACCAGCATCAATCAGTTTTCTGATGTTCAGCCCACCGAGTGGGCCTACCAGGCGCTCTCCAACCTGATCGAGCGCTACGGCTGCGTCGCCGGCTACCCCGACGGCACTTTTCGCGGCAAGCAGGCCCTCAGCCGCTGGGAAGCCGCCGCCCTGCTCAATGCCTGCCTCGATCGCATCACCGAGGTGACCGACGAGCTGCGCCGCCTGCTCAAGGAATTCGATGCTGAACTGGCCGTGCTCAAGGGCCGGGTTGATGGCCTCGAAGCCAAAGTCGGCGAGCTGGAAGCCAGCCAGTTCTCCACCACCACCAAGCTGAGCGGCCAGGCCACCTTCGTGCTCGGGGCGAATGCCTTCGGCGGCAGTGCTCCAAGAGGGGCGGTCCGCCAGGAGGTGGGCGCCACCACCTTCAACTACGACCTCCAGCTCAGCTTCGACACCAGCTTCAGCGGCAAGGATCTGTTGCGCACGATCCTGCGGGCCGGCAATTTCGCCGACAGCGCCTTCGGCGGCGCCGGCCCCACCGGCGGCCTCTCCACCCTGGAAGTGGCGTTCCAGGAGGATTGCGGCGACAACGCCGACTGCGGCGATGTGGTGGCGATCGACAAGCTCTTCTATCAATTCCCGCTCGGCAGCGGCTTCACCGCCACCCTCGGTGGCCGCGTCGGTCAGGAAGACATGCTCGCTCTGTGGCCGAGCGTGTACCCCAGCGACACGATCCTGAACGTGCTCACCCTCAACGGTGCACCGGCGGCTTACAACAAGAACCTCGGCCCCGGCGCCGGCCTCTGGTGGCAGAACGATGGCTTCAGTGTGAGCGCCAACTACGTGGCCGCCAACGGCAACGGCGGCAATCCGAGCGAGGGCGGCATCGGCACCAGCGCCAGCGCCGGTACCGGCACCGTGCAGATCGGTTACGCGCAGGAGCAATGGGCCGTGGCTGCGATCTACAGCTATATCCAGTCAGGGGTGGGGGTGCCCGGCACCACGCCCATCACCGCCCTCGCCTTCGAGAACCCCAGCAGCAGCACCAATGCCATCGGCCTCAGCGGCTACTGGCAACCCGCCGGCTCCGGCTGGCTGCCCTCGATCAGTGCCGGCTGGGGCATCAACTCCACGTCGTACGACGGCCAGGAGGTGGATGGCGATGTGCGCACCAGTCAGTCGTGGATGGTGGGGCTGGAGTGGAGCGATGTGTTCGTGAAAGGGAACGCCCTCGGCATGGCCGTGGGCCAGCCGGTCTTCGCCACGGCCCTCGAAGGCAGCGATTACCCCAACGACGGCAATGTCGTGTGGGAGTGGTGGTACAAGTTCCAGGTGAGCGACAACATCTCCGTGACGCCCGCCCTCTTCTATCTCAGCCGGCCCCTGGGCCAGGACACCCCCTCCGGCGAGACCTTCAACCAATTGGGTGGCCTGGTGAAAACCACCTTCCGGTTCTGA